A window of the Oncorhynchus mykiss isolate Arlee chromosome 15, USDA_OmykA_1.1, whole genome shotgun sequence genome harbors these coding sequences:
- the LOC110490394 gene encoding uncharacterized protein LOC110490394: MKDTHTLLNLLLLLVFLAGSALTTDGGSGSINGPLELTIVGPDFVKVGVPRSFDCAAQCSPSCSYRMSIDGQIWQGNELLFTARQWEESLNLTCTARNDDSGRSSTVTKILQVLAGPTNISITGPALMTPGAPQSFQCNADCRPSCNYTWKIKGRWLGGQGNKITVTPEELATSATLNCKAINSVSGLYAMATRTIPVTSGPSEVHVIGPDSVAVGFKSMFQCTAKCTPACDYRWTIDGHTVHGSEMEMTVERNVKSEKIMCHAQNTVSTHFEVVTKSIRVEENDKNKILSKKYGCQAVSSLCLSKKTISGRKHQHCTAAETWSRLSPNIPC, from the exons ATGAAGGATACACACACCCTGCTCAATCTGCTTCTGCTGCTAGTGTTCCTAGCAG GATCAGCTTTGACCACTGATGGAGGGAGTGGCAGTATCA ATGGTCCCTTGGAACTAACCATTGTGGGACCTGACTTTGTTAAAGTGGGTGTGCCACGCAGCTTTGACTGTGCTGCCCAGTGCTCTCCTTCCTGTAGCTACAGAATGAGTATCGACGGGCAGATTTGGCAAGGCAATGAGCTGTTGTTCACAGCTCGCCAATGGGAGGAGTCCCTAAACCTCACATGCACTGCAAGGAATGATGACTCTGGGAGGTCCTCTACAGTAACAAAGATACTGCAGGTTTTAG CTGGACCTACCAACATATCGATCACAGGCCCTGCCCTGATGACCCCAGGGGCCCCTCAAAGCTTCCAGTGTAACGCAGACTGCCGTCCCTCCTGCAACTACACCTGGAAGATAAAGGGTCGATGGCTCGGGGGGCAGGGGAACAAGATTACTGTAACTCCCGAAGAGTTGGCCACCTCTGCTACCCTGAACTGCAAGGCCATCAACAGTGTGTCCGGGCTCTATGCCATGGCAACCAGGACAATTCCTGTAACAT CTGGTCCATCAGAGGTCCACGTCATCGGCCCAGACTCTGTTGCAGTCGGCTTCAAGTCCATGTTTCAGTGCACTGCCAAATGCACTCCCGCTTGTGACTACCGCTGGACCATTGATGGTCACACTGTCCACGGTAGTGAGATGGAGATGACGGTCGAGCGAAATGTGAAGTCAGAGAAGATTATGTGCCACGCTCAGAATACGGTCTCAACTCATTTTGAGGTGGTCACCAAGTCCATACGGGTGGAAG AAAATGACAAAAATAAGATCCTCTCCAAAAAATATGGTTGTCAAGCTGTGTCCAGTTTGTGTTTGTCCAAGAAGACCATCTCTGGGAGGAAGCATCAGCATTGtacagcagctgaaacctggtcccgaTTGAGTCCGAACATACCTTGCTGA